The Geothrix sp. genome has a window encoding:
- the tsaD gene encoding tRNA (adenosine(37)-N6)-threonylcarbamoyltransferase complex transferase subunit TsaD, which produces MPSYTIPMLILGLESSCDDCSAAVVEETAAGPVLRSLVRESQDAIHGPFGGVVPELAAREHLLQVRAVMAAALAQAGVGLTDLNRIAVTRGPGLVGSLLATFSASKAAAWRHGLPWVGVHHLLGHLNAARFAAPDLPFPALVLLVSGGHTHLYLAKDWTSLQLLQKTRDDAAGEAFDKTARMLNLGYPGGPVVDACAQTAPRAAESFTPPKFRDGKASWSFSGLKTGVKLRVERNPRLAEAGAADPEVQGLCRSLQEAISAWLLKPIPALAQEHGARSLVISGGVACNSRLRSEAARLAARAGLRLAIPEPRLCTDNGAMIAAAGALLAPDRDPWIQNADADLKLGA; this is translated from the coding sequence TTGCCAAGTTACACTATCCCGATGCTGATCCTGGGCCTGGAATCCTCGTGCGACGACTGCTCCGCCGCCGTGGTGGAAGAAACGGCCGCAGGCCCCGTGCTCCGGTCCCTGGTGCGCGAGAGCCAGGACGCCATCCACGGCCCCTTCGGCGGCGTGGTGCCGGAGCTGGCGGCGCGGGAACACCTGTTGCAGGTGCGCGCCGTGATGGCCGCGGCCCTGGCGCAGGCGGGGGTCGGCCTGACGGATCTGAATCGCATCGCCGTCACCCGGGGACCGGGGCTCGTAGGCAGCCTCCTGGCCACCTTCAGCGCCAGCAAGGCCGCGGCCTGGCGTCACGGCCTCCCCTGGGTGGGCGTCCACCACCTGCTGGGGCACCTGAATGCCGCCCGCTTTGCGGCCCCGGACCTGCCCTTCCCTGCCCTGGTGCTGCTGGTCTCCGGCGGCCACACGCACCTCTACCTGGCGAAGGATTGGACTTCGCTCCAGCTGCTCCAGAAAACCCGGGACGATGCCGCCGGTGAGGCCTTCGACAAGACTGCCCGCATGCTGAACCTGGGCTATCCGGGCGGCCCGGTGGTGGATGCCTGCGCCCAGACCGCCCCCCGCGCAGCCGAGTCCTTCACGCCGCCGAAATTCCGCGATGGCAAGGCCTCCTGGAGCTTCTCGGGACTGAAGACCGGCGTGAAGCTGCGGGTGGAGCGCAACCCCCGCCTCGCCGAAGCCGGGGCCGCCGATCCCGAGGTGCAGGGCCTCTGCCGCAGCCTCCAGGAGGCCATCTCGGCCTGGCTGTTGAAACCCATCCCGGCCCTGGCTCAGGAACACGGCGCCCGGAGCCTGGTGATCAGCGGCGGCGTGGCCTGCAATTCGAGGCTGCGGAGCGAAGCCGCCCGCCTGGCCGCCCGCGCAGGCCTGAGGCTCGCCATCCCCGAGCCGCGCCTCTGCACTGACAACGGGGCCATGATCGCCGCGGCCGGCGCGCTGCTGGCGCCCGACCGCGACCCCTGGATCCAGAACGCCGACGCCGACCTGAAGCTGGGAGCCTGA
- the gatC gene encoding Asp-tRNA(Asn)/Glu-tRNA(Gln) amidotransferase subunit GatC, with protein MEVTREDVLRCAALAHLSLQEEEVEPMRAAMAQMLTHAASLDELPLDQVEPMLAGLDRPLPRRKDEAHEVFTQAQALANAPEQDHGQFVVPKVL; from the coding sequence ATGGAAGTCACCCGTGAGGATGTCCTGCGCTGCGCCGCCTTGGCCCACTTGAGCCTGCAGGAGGAAGAGGTCGAGCCCATGCGCGCGGCCATGGCCCAGATGCTCACCCATGCGGCCAGCCTGGACGAACTCCCCCTTGACCAGGTGGAACCCATGCTCGCCGGCCTGGACCGTCCCCTGCCCCGCCGGAAGGATGAGGCGCACGAGGTTTTCACCCAGGCCCAGGCCCTGGCCAACGCCCCTGAACAGGACCATGGGCAGTTCGTGGTTCCGAAGGTGCTGTAG
- a CDS encoding anhydro-N-acetylmuramic acid kinase produces MRSRIPLPEDRPWRVLGLMSGTSADGVDTVLVEVEPTAFPEGRPFLRLLGHHAAPYPESLKDQVLEAASNHLDPAGLCILQRRLGDHHARAAADLCADLGLSPDLASLHGQTVQHHPAEGASLQLADPYVLAEALGCPVVWDLRRRDLALGGQGAPLVPLPERWLRGAGPWLALNLGGIANVAAWDGRRLQAWDTGPGMSLLDLAAHRWLGRPFDPEGAGASGGVHADLLARWLQHPYFQQPLPKSTGREIFGEAWLEAESTTLEALPLADRLATLAAFTAQTIAQELARLGPQVAALQGLVSGGGARHRRLRAELAARLPLPLEDDLTFPSGAREAVSWALLGAASALGVPGNLPEVTGASHPAALGSWVWP; encoded by the coding sequence ATGCGTTCCCGCATCCCGCTCCCGGAGGACCGCCCCTGGCGTGTGCTGGGCCTCATGTCCGGCACCAGCGCCGACGGCGTGGACACCGTGCTGGTGGAGGTGGAGCCGACGGCCTTCCCGGAGGGGCGTCCCTTCCTCCGCCTGCTGGGCCACCACGCCGCGCCATATCCGGAATCGCTGAAGGACCAGGTGCTCGAGGCCGCCTCGAACCACCTGGACCCTGCCGGGCTCTGCATCCTCCAGCGCCGCTTGGGCGACCACCATGCCCGCGCCGCCGCGGACCTCTGCGCAGACCTCGGCCTCTCGCCGGACCTGGCGAGCCTCCATGGCCAGACCGTCCAGCACCACCCCGCCGAGGGCGCGAGCCTCCAGCTGGCGGATCCCTATGTGCTGGCCGAGGCCCTGGGGTGCCCCGTGGTGTGGGACCTCCGCCGCCGCGATCTGGCCCTGGGCGGGCAGGGAGCCCCCCTGGTCCCCCTGCCCGAGCGCTGGCTGCGGGGGGCCGGGCCCTGGCTGGCCCTGAACCTGGGCGGCATCGCCAATGTCGCCGCTTGGGACGGCCGGCGCCTCCAGGCCTGGGACACGGGCCCGGGCATGTCGCTGCTGGACCTCGCGGCCCATCGCTGGCTGGGCCGGCCATTTGATCCCGAGGGCGCCGGGGCCTCCGGTGGGGTTCACGCGGACCTGCTGGCGCGCTGGCTGCAGCATCCGTACTTCCAGCAGCCCCTGCCCAAATCCACCGGCCGGGAGATCTTCGGAGAGGCGTGGCTGGAGGCGGAATCCACCACCCTGGAGGCCCTGCCCCTGGCTGACCGCCTGGCCACCCTGGCGGCCTTCACGGCTCAAACCATCGCGCAGGAACTCGCCCGGCTGGGGCCGCAAGTTGCCGCCTTGCAGGGCCTGGTGAGCGGCGGCGGAGCCCGGCACCGGCGTCTGCGAGCCGAGCTGGCGGCCCGGCTGCCGCTGCCGCTTGAAGACGACCTGACCTTCCCCTCGGGGGCGCGGGAGGCTGTGAGCTGGGCCCTGCTGGGCGCCGCCAGCGCGCTGGGCGTGCCCGGCAACCTCCCGGAAGTGACCGGTGCCAGCCATCCCGCGGCCCTTGGGAGCTGGGTCTGGCCGTGA
- a CDS encoding transglutaminase domain-containing protein, with protein sequence MRGARWIDHLPLWVALGAAASTGLYDPGELVGMALPLIAAALVELLRWNLGRHQRWLEVGALVFFLADLARGRGVFPVAIHTLFLLAGLRLALPREISHRRQLVLMGFLLLLTAAVSTTSLPFLAWALAWFGAAALALLQQSWEISSSLRRGAFSRPPYGLVPLWLVGALLLGAGFFISLPRLNTGFRPAFLGSTAALAQAGLSDRLDLAGSGPIAPNPEVVLRIAPPPGTDPSRLQGLELLHGVALESLEGDHWIPSKLTPSDAFFVPRRGPGALQAEFLFSPSTHGILALPYGLSGLSPAGLPLRRAEGGSLRWRFPRVRPMPMEVAWNPATAEPLEPQLSPRRLEQLVELGPEQEVVRRWSLRLAPGILPAPELARVLERALRGFRYTLDNPSGKAARPLEDFLERTQAGHCEYFASAMAQMLRARGVPARVVNGYRLGPWIPEGGYFRVSQDQAHSWVEYWDRGRWHLADPTPATAAGASSGRALSTLSRWFDALAYHWDRYIVRFSDQDQQAGFSWIQSRVEGWEWRWKAPPAVPSWGVGLLALAWAAWRTRGLWRPQPAGPGRIRALRPLLARTRHAAPPMAGETARLWLGRLAVLRPERRILLAELADAVEAEAYAGRNSTASTLAKAEAAAWRGWRGPTSR encoded by the coding sequence GTGAGAGGGGCGCGCTGGATCGACCATCTGCCCCTGTGGGTGGCCCTGGGGGCCGCCGCTTCCACAGGCCTCTACGATCCGGGCGAGCTGGTGGGCATGGCGCTGCCCCTGATCGCGGCGGCGCTCGTGGAGCTGCTCCGCTGGAACCTCGGGCGGCATCAGCGCTGGCTGGAAGTGGGTGCCCTGGTCTTCTTCCTGGCTGATCTCGCGCGGGGTCGCGGCGTCTTCCCCGTCGCCATCCACACCCTCTTCCTGCTGGCCGGCCTGCGGCTCGCCCTGCCCCGGGAGATTTCCCACCGACGCCAGCTGGTGCTCATGGGGTTCCTGCTCCTCCTGACGGCCGCGGTCAGCACCACCAGCCTGCCCTTTCTGGCCTGGGCCCTGGCCTGGTTCGGCGCCGCGGCGCTCGCCCTGCTCCAGCAGAGCTGGGAAATCTCCTCCAGCCTCCGACGGGGCGCCTTCTCACGCCCACCCTACGGCCTGGTCCCCCTCTGGCTGGTGGGTGCCCTGCTGCTGGGGGCAGGCTTCTTCATTTCGCTCCCCCGCCTGAATACCGGATTCCGGCCCGCCTTCCTGGGCTCCACGGCCGCCCTGGCCCAGGCCGGGCTCAGCGACCGGCTCGACCTCGCCGGCAGCGGCCCCATCGCCCCCAATCCCGAGGTCGTCCTGCGCATCGCCCCGCCCCCCGGCACGGATCCATCGCGGCTGCAGGGATTGGAGCTTCTGCACGGGGTGGCGCTGGAGTCCCTCGAGGGGGACCACTGGATCCCCTCCAAGCTCACCCCGAGTGATGCCTTCTTTGTCCCCCGCCGTGGCCCCGGCGCCCTGCAGGCGGAATTCCTGTTCAGCCCCAGCACCCACGGCATCCTGGCCCTGCCCTACGGCCTGTCCGGGCTGTCGCCCGCAGGGCTGCCGTTGCGGCGCGCCGAAGGTGGCAGCCTCCGCTGGCGGTTCCCCCGGGTCCGTCCCATGCCGATGGAAGTGGCCTGGAACCCCGCAACGGCTGAGCCGTTGGAACCTCAGCTGTCCCCTCGACGACTCGAGCAGCTCGTCGAACTCGGCCCCGAGCAGGAGGTGGTCCGCCGCTGGAGCCTGCGCCTGGCCCCGGGGATCCTTCCCGCGCCAGAGCTGGCCCGGGTGCTCGAGCGGGCCCTGCGCGGCTTCCGCTACACCCTCGACAATCCCTCCGGCAAAGCCGCCCGCCCTCTGGAGGATTTCCTGGAGCGCACCCAGGCGGGCCACTGCGAATACTTCGCCTCGGCCATGGCCCAGATGCTGCGGGCCCGCGGCGTGCCTGCCCGCGTGGTGAACGGCTACCGGCTGGGCCCCTGGATTCCCGAAGGGGGCTACTTCCGCGTGAGCCAGGACCAGGCCCACAGCTGGGTGGAGTACTGGGACCGGGGCCGATGGCACCTCGCGGATCCCACTCCGGCGACGGCGGCAGGCGCCTCCAGCGGCCGGGCCCTCTCGACGCTCTCCCGCTGGTTCGATGCGCTGGCCTATCACTGGGACCGGTACATCGTCCGTTTTTCCGACCAGGACCAGCAGGCGGGCTTCTCCTGGATCCAGAGCCGCGTCGAGGGTTGGGAATGGCGCTGGAAGGCGCCTCCGGCGGTGCCGTCCTGGGGGGTGGGCCTGCTCGCCCTGGCCTGGGCGGCCTGGCGCACGCGGGGCCTGTGGCGGCCCCAGCCGGCCGGGCCCGGTCGCATCCGGGCCCTGCGTCCCCTGCTGGCCCGGACTCGCCACGCGGCCCCGCCGATGGCCGGCGAGACTGCCAGGCTTTGGCTGGGCCGCCTGGCGGTCTTGCGCCCCGAACGGAGGATTCTGCTCGCGGAGCTGGCCGACGCCGTGGAAGCCGAGGCCTACGCCGGCCGAAACAGCACGGCCTCCACCCTGGCGAAGGCGGAGGCCGCGGCTTGGCGGGGCTGGAGGGGCCCTACTTCCCGCTGA
- a CDS encoding slipin family protein produces the protein MDALLTTFGCFGPAAIFVLIYLLSCLKVVNEYERLVIFTLGKVQEKPKGPGLCFVWRPFQTAVTVSLRTVVMDVPSQDIITRDNVSLKVSAVVYFKVLDPKAAIIGVENYYYATSQMAQTTLRSILGEVTLDELLADREKLSQRLREIIDRSTEPWGIEVTSVELKSVDLPEQIQRAMGKQAEAEREKRAKIIAAEGELMASQQLLEAANKISENPTAIQMRYLQTLAEIATEKNSTIVFPLPIEFMRAFEKLSGK, from the coding sequence ATGGACGCCCTGCTTACGACCTTCGGCTGCTTCGGCCCGGCCGCCATCTTCGTGCTGATCTACCTGCTCTCCTGCCTCAAGGTGGTGAACGAGTACGAGCGGCTGGTGATCTTCACCCTGGGCAAGGTGCAGGAGAAGCCCAAGGGACCGGGCCTCTGCTTCGTGTGGCGCCCCTTCCAGACCGCCGTCACCGTGAGCCTGCGCACGGTGGTGATGGATGTGCCCAGCCAGGACATCATCACCCGCGACAATGTGAGCCTGAAGGTGAGTGCCGTCGTCTACTTCAAGGTGCTGGATCCCAAGGCCGCCATCATCGGCGTGGAGAACTACTATTACGCCACCAGCCAGATGGCCCAGACCACGCTGCGCAGCATCCTCGGCGAGGTCACCCTGGACGAGCTGCTGGCTGACCGCGAGAAGCTCAGCCAGCGCTTGCGCGAGATCATCGACCGCTCCACCGAACCCTGGGGCATCGAGGTCACCAGCGTGGAACTCAAGAGCGTGGACCTGCCCGAGCAGATCCAGCGCGCCATGGGCAAGCAGGCCGAAGCCGAACGCGAGAAGCGGGCGAAGATCATCGCCGCCGAGGGCGAGCTGATGGCCAGCCAGCAGCTGCTGGAGGCCGCCAACAAGATCAGCGAGAACCCCACGGCCATTCAGATGCGCTACCTGCAGACCCTCGCCGAGATCGCCACCGAGAAGAACAGCACCATCGTCTTCCCCCTGCCCATCGAGTTCATGCGCGCTTTCGAGAAACTCAGCGGGAAGTAG
- a CDS encoding MBL fold metallo-hydrolase has product MLNLETFPVGPLGCNCSLLWDPARGQGVVVDPGGDGAKIRMRVEALGFQVTALLHTHAHFDHVGATRELQDLWQCPAHLHGDDTFLIEALPQQTGMFGMPRIPQPEMTALNAGDRHLDLATLHTPGHTPGSCCFHGAFAKGQVLLAGDTLFRGGVGRTDLWGGSWEALEQSIRRDLYVLDGATLVIPGHGPATTIGAEAAGNPFVKA; this is encoded by the coding sequence ATGCTGAACCTCGAGACCTTCCCCGTGGGCCCCCTGGGCTGCAATTGTTCGCTGCTGTGGGATCCGGCCAGGGGCCAGGGCGTGGTGGTCGATCCGGGCGGAGACGGCGCGAAGATCCGCATGCGGGTGGAGGCTCTCGGCTTCCAGGTCACGGCCCTGCTGCACACCCATGCGCATTTCGATCATGTGGGCGCCACCCGGGAGCTGCAGGACCTCTGGCAGTGCCCGGCCCACCTGCACGGCGATGACACCTTCCTGATCGAGGCGCTGCCCCAGCAGACGGGGATGTTCGGCATGCCGAGGATCCCCCAGCCCGAGATGACGGCCCTGAACGCGGGGGACCGGCACCTGGATCTTGCCACCCTGCATACGCCGGGCCACACGCCGGGTTCCTGCTGCTTCCACGGCGCCTTCGCCAAGGGACAGGTGCTCCTGGCCGGGGACACGCTCTTCCGGGGCGGCGTGGGCCGCACTGACCTCTGGGGCGGCAGCTGGGAGGCGCTGGAGCAGAGCATCCGTCGGGACCTGTATGTCCTCGACGGCGCCACGCTGGTCATCCCAGGCCACGGCCCGGCCACCACCATCGGCGCGGAGGCGGCCGGCAATCCCTTCGTGAAGGCCTAG
- the uvrC gene encoding excinuclease ABC subunit UvrC: protein MAAVRTNLEKSPTLKRKLSDLPLRPGCYLYRDEGGNLLYVGKAKVLRNRVKSYFQQKRLDAKTRRLVARIWDVELIVCETELEALVLENNLIKEHLPPFNILLRDDKSYPYVKLTWKEAFPKVFVTRKIRKDGSLYFGPFFPASTAYRTAELVYRFFQIRDCDIDIDGKRGRACMKYQLHRCTAPCIAAVDQEAYREQAKEARLFLEGKRDELKARLEAAMWRAAEAAAFEQAAQHRDALQQVDAWFTRQKAASTDLDDTDVYGSAVLDGRACVHRLLLREGRMVGRQEYLLDEVESFDGAVLAQVLQRVYSADPAPAKILAEVEPEDGDLLRSWLSDLRGTKVRIQIPQKGEKVDLLAMAQENARLALERKFEPARLNEAVLEGLQAFLGLAHLPRRLECFDISHGQGREVVASCVVFSDGVPDKARYRRFKMTNEQNDDFANMHEAVTRRYRRMRDEGQDFPDLVLIDGGLGQLHAAEAALKDLGIDQLELGSLAKKEELVFRPGSSTPLKIPKSSPVLQLLQRIRDEAHRFAITYHRALRAKRTLQTELTQIPGIGPATAKKLLQTFGSATQVREAEESALAEAVGRSAAGKVLAWRNRAD, encoded by the coding sequence GTGGCCGCCGTCCGAACCAACCTCGAGAAATCCCCTACCCTGAAGCGCAAGCTGTCGGACCTGCCCCTGCGTCCGGGCTGCTACCTCTACCGGGACGAGGGCGGCAACCTGCTCTATGTGGGCAAGGCCAAGGTGCTGCGGAACCGGGTGAAGTCCTACTTCCAGCAGAAACGGCTCGACGCCAAGACCCGACGCCTCGTGGCGCGCATCTGGGATGTGGAGCTCATCGTCTGCGAGACGGAACTCGAGGCCCTGGTCCTCGAGAACAACCTCATCAAGGAGCACCTGCCGCCCTTCAACATCCTGTTGCGGGACGACAAGAGCTACCCCTATGTGAAGCTCACCTGGAAGGAGGCCTTCCCGAAGGTCTTCGTCACGCGGAAGATCCGCAAGGACGGGAGCCTCTACTTCGGCCCCTTCTTCCCCGCCAGCACCGCCTACCGCACGGCCGAACTGGTCTACCGCTTCTTCCAGATCCGCGACTGCGACATCGACATCGACGGCAAGCGGGGCCGGGCCTGCATGAAGTACCAGCTGCACCGCTGCACGGCCCCCTGCATCGCGGCCGTGGACCAGGAGGCCTACCGCGAGCAGGCGAAGGAGGCGCGGCTCTTCCTGGAGGGCAAGCGCGATGAGCTGAAGGCGCGGCTGGAGGCCGCCATGTGGAGGGCCGCCGAGGCCGCCGCCTTCGAGCAGGCCGCCCAGCACCGGGACGCCCTCCAGCAGGTGGACGCCTGGTTCACCCGGCAGAAGGCCGCCAGCACCGACCTTGACGACACGGATGTGTACGGCAGCGCGGTGCTGGATGGGCGGGCCTGCGTCCACCGCCTCCTGCTCCGCGAGGGCCGCATGGTGGGGCGGCAGGAGTACCTGCTGGATGAGGTCGAGAGCTTCGACGGCGCCGTGCTGGCCCAGGTGCTCCAGCGGGTCTACAGCGCCGACCCCGCCCCCGCGAAGATCCTCGCGGAGGTCGAGCCGGAGGACGGCGACCTGCTGCGCAGCTGGCTGTCGGACCTGCGCGGCACGAAGGTCCGCATCCAGATCCCCCAGAAGGGGGAGAAGGTGGATCTGCTGGCCATGGCCCAGGAGAACGCCCGCCTGGCCCTGGAGCGCAAGTTCGAGCCAGCGCGGCTCAACGAGGCCGTCCTGGAGGGCCTGCAGGCCTTCCTGGGCCTCGCCCACCTGCCCCGGCGGCTGGAGTGCTTCGACATCAGCCACGGCCAGGGCCGCGAGGTGGTGGCCAGCTGCGTCGTGTTCAGCGATGGCGTACCCGACAAGGCCCGCTACCGCCGTTTCAAGATGACCAACGAGCAGAACGACGACTTCGCCAACATGCACGAAGCCGTGACGCGCCGCTACCGGCGCATGCGGGACGAGGGACAGGATTTCCCAGACCTGGTGCTCATCGACGGCGGCCTCGGCCAGCTCCACGCGGCCGAGGCCGCCCTGAAGGACCTGGGCATCGACCAGCTGGAGTTGGGGAGCCTGGCCAAAAAGGAGGAGCTGGTGTTCCGCCCCGGCTCCAGCACCCCGCTGAAGATTCCGAAATCCTCGCCGGTGCTGCAATTGCTCCAGCGCATCCGCGACGAGGCCCATCGCTTCGCCATCACCTACCACCGGGCCCTGAGGGCGAAGCGCACCCTCCAGACCGAACTGACGCAGATCCCCGGCATCGGCCCCGCCACGGCGAAGAAACTGCTCCAGACCTTCGGCAGTGCCACCCAGGTGCGCGAAGCCGAGGAATCCGCGCTGGCGGAAGCCGTCGGCCGCTCAGCCGCCGGCAAGGTCCTGGCCTGGCGGAACCGGGCCGACTGA
- a CDS encoding segregation/condensation protein A translates to MSDAPQELPESVVEAPPAPEAPRTFEPPKGFETKFRGLALHLSAFDGPLDLLLHLIHEQKLDILNLPMADVTRQYMDYLKLMEELNLEIAAEFVAMAAQLLQIKSRLMLPRSPQETGEEDPRETLVQRLLDYQQVKAAAMVLSDRESDWQKIAFAPGLDLDDHKRVEDEPIRATLFDLLGAYREALKRLLPPPPVEVRTQPKTLEQRVMEVLGSLQDGLWKPFEGLLGQVRTREELVLTFLALLELVRTGRIALVQGETFGEIRVKAAEAA, encoded by the coding sequence ATGTCCGACGCCCCTCAGGAACTCCCCGAATCCGTGGTGGAAGCCCCGCCCGCCCCGGAGGCCCCTCGAACCTTCGAGCCCCCCAAGGGCTTTGAAACGAAGTTCCGGGGTCTGGCGCTCCATCTGTCGGCGTTCGATGGCCCCCTGGACCTCCTGCTGCATCTCATCCACGAGCAGAAGCTGGACATCTTGAACCTGCCGATGGCCGATGTCACGCGGCAGTACATGGACTACCTGAAGCTCATGGAGGAACTGAACCTGGAGATCGCGGCGGAGTTCGTGGCCATGGCCGCGCAGCTGCTGCAGATCAAATCGCGGCTCATGCTGCCCCGTTCGCCGCAGGAGACCGGAGAGGAGGATCCCCGCGAGACCCTGGTGCAGCGGCTGCTGGACTACCAGCAGGTGAAGGCGGCTGCCATGGTGCTTTCGGATCGCGAGTCCGACTGGCAGAAGATCGCCTTCGCACCCGGCCTGGATCTCGACGACCACAAGCGCGTGGAGGACGAGCCCATTCGCGCCACGCTCTTCGATCTCCTGGGCGCCTACCGCGAGGCCCTGAAGCGCCTGCTGCCGCCGCCGCCCGTGGAAGTCCGCACCCAGCCGAAGACGCTGGAGCAGCGGGTGATGGAAGTGCTCGGCAGCCTCCAGGACGGCCTGTGGAAACCCTTCGAAGGGTTGCTGGGCCAGGTCCGCACCCGCGAGGAGCTGGTGCTCACCTTCCTGGCGCTGCTGGAGCTGGTGCGGACCGGTCGCATCGCCCTGGTGCAGGGCGAAACCTTCGGGGAGATCCGCGTCAAGGCCGCCGAGGCCGCGTGA
- the lipA gene encoding lipoyl synthase has product MARPPVLPGPRPDWLKIRVPAPEVVAEVEGLMREQRLVTVCEEARCPNLHECWGIHRTATFMLMGDICTRHCGFCNVGKGRPGELDPGEPQRVAEAVARLGLKFAVVTSVNRDDLPDGGAAHFAETIRWIRALSPHCGVEVLIPDFRGREADLLTVLEARPEVLNHNVETVPHLYRRVRPDADYLQSLEVLRRTADWRDAHAPAMRVKSGIMVGLGETPDQVLALMADWRASRVDIATIGQYLPPSELHLPLHRFVEPSEFDLYRQKGLEMGFQRVESAPLVRSSYHAGEGLAEIAKS; this is encoded by the coding sequence ATGGCCCGCCCTCCCGTCCTCCCCGGCCCCCGTCCCGACTGGCTCAAGATCCGCGTCCCGGCCCCGGAGGTGGTGGCGGAGGTCGAGGGCCTGATGCGGGAGCAACGGCTGGTGACCGTCTGCGAAGAGGCCCGCTGCCCAAACCTGCACGAATGCTGGGGCATCCACCGCACGGCCACCTTCATGCTCATGGGGGATATCTGCACCCGGCACTGCGGGTTCTGCAATGTGGGCAAGGGCCGCCCCGGAGAGCTGGACCCAGGCGAACCCCAGCGCGTGGCCGAGGCCGTGGCGCGCCTGGGCCTGAAATTCGCCGTGGTCACTTCGGTGAACCGGGATGATCTGCCCGACGGAGGCGCCGCCCACTTCGCCGAAACCATCCGCTGGATCCGCGCTCTCTCACCCCACTGCGGCGTGGAGGTGCTCATCCCCGACTTCCGGGGCCGCGAGGCCGACCTCCTCACCGTGCTGGAGGCCCGGCCCGAGGTGCTCAACCACAATGTGGAGACGGTGCCCCATCTCTACCGCCGGGTACGGCCCGACGCGGACTACCTCCAGAGCCTCGAGGTGCTCCGCCGGACCGCGGACTGGCGGGACGCCCATGCCCCGGCCATGCGGGTGAAGAGCGGCATCATGGTGGGCTTGGGGGAGACGCCAGACCAGGTGCTCGCCCTCATGGCCGACTGGCGCGCCTCCCGCGTGGACATCGCCACCATCGGCCAGTACCTGCCCCCCTCCGAGCTGCACCTGCCCCTGCACCGCTTCGTGGAACCGTCCGAGTTCGACCTGTACCGGCAGAAGGGGCTGGAGATGGGCTTCCAGCGTGTGGAGTCCGCACCCCTGGTGCGGTCCAGCTATCACGCTGGGGAGGGCCTGGCCGAAATCGCCAAGAGCTGA
- a CDS encoding DUF5694 domain-containing protein, translated as MRLQHLVPESERTQVLVLGTFHFREVQARFQPAMVEALLQRLEAFRPDVVAVEALPGPHIHELELRSKATSIHEVLLDQFAEASLALGHEAQALLRLDMVQASRVLAAQKGVSSEPAALVTLTLQHLAAYEWPSALLAWSRIPEGSPARNRIPAALAAKLDAHLTRVNEIQAVAIPLARKLGHARIACVDEFEAPEPLEQVMAALAVSRKEAPLLAGTAKASVHRESQERRDAAVAAGDLLPYLRHLNSPAYAAADVDAQWAVYLRTRLKDGSDRGRLALWENRNLKIAGRIRALSALYPGKRILVIYGAAHKPFLDAFLGLCSDLQIVQPEAVLKEVP; from the coding sequence GTGCGTCTCCAGCACCTCGTTCCCGAATCGGAGCGCACCCAGGTGCTGGTGCTGGGAACCTTCCACTTCCGGGAGGTCCAGGCCCGGTTCCAGCCCGCCATGGTGGAGGCGCTCCTCCAGCGCCTGGAGGCGTTCAGGCCTGATGTGGTGGCCGTGGAGGCGCTTCCCGGGCCCCACATCCACGAACTGGAGCTGCGATCCAAGGCCACCTCCATCCACGAGGTGCTGCTCGACCAGTTTGCGGAGGCGTCGCTGGCGCTGGGCCACGAGGCCCAGGCGCTTCTCCGCCTGGACATGGTGCAGGCCTCCCGGGTCCTCGCGGCGCAGAAGGGCGTGTCTTCGGAACCGGCTGCCCTCGTGACCTTGACCCTCCAGCATCTGGCGGCCTACGAATGGCCCAGTGCGCTGCTGGCCTGGTCCCGGATCCCCGAGGGAAGCCCCGCACGGAACCGGATCCCCGCGGCCCTGGCCGCCAAGCTGGACGCCCACCTCACTCGCGTCAACGAGATCCAGGCGGTGGCGATCCCCCTGGCCCGGAAACTCGGCCACGCGCGGATCGCCTGCGTGGACGAATTCGAGGCCCCGGAACCGCTGGAGCAGGTCATGGCGGCCCTCGCCGTCTCCCGCAAGGAGGCGCCCCTGTTGGCCGGGACCGCGAAGGCGTCAGTCCACCGGGAGAGCCAGGAGCGCCGGGATGCGGCCGTGGCGGCGGGGGACCTGCTGCCCTACCTCCGCCACCTGAACTCGCCGGCCTATGCGGCGGCGGATGTGGACGCCCAATGGGCCGTGTACCTGCGAACGCGCCTGAAGGACGGGTCAGACCGGGGGCGTCTCGCCCTGTGGGAGAACCGGAATCTGAAGATCGCCGGGCGGATCCGGGCCCTTTCGGCCCTCTACCCGGGGAAGCGGATCCTGGTGATCTACGGTGCGGCCCACAAGCCTTTCCTGGATGCCTTCCTGGGCCTCTGCAGCGACCTGCAGATCGTCCAACCCGAGGCGGTGCTGAAGGAGGTCCCCTGA